One window from the genome of Roseofilum reptotaenium CS-1145 encodes:
- a CDS encoding phytoene desaturase family protein: MSDADVVVIGSGIGGLVAGALLSYYGKRVIICESHGIPGGAAHGFVRQGFRFDTGPSFYCGLGDFNSLNPLCQVLKILGERVEAIAYDPLGHYHFPDATLPIYCQSDRYQEALAQITPQGAKELIAFQRPLLELYEALSQIPTIALRSDWQLLPILATRYLPALWQLLPHLGIINGSVGQILNSTVQDPWVRRLIDLECFLLSGLKAEGTVAPEVAFMLGERDRSVVDYPLGGSEAIIDALVRGLTRWGGQLKLGAHVEKIAIEQGRVAGVQLRRNERVTAPIVISNATLWDTYTHLLDSEDLPKTYRQEQLSTPAVESFMHLHLGIRADGLEGLTGHHVVVHSDDVDITSPGNTCMISIPSVWDKSLAPEGHHCLHAYTLESFAGWSRDGEYHDRKSLKSQPLYRAVERVIPDIRERIVLELVGTPLTHSHYLRRDRGTYGPAIAPGQGTWPSCYTPIPGLYRVGDSTLPGIGVPAVAASGILCANTLVPAPIVLEVLKKYQ, translated from the coding sequence ATGTCAGACGCGGATGTGGTGGTCATTGGTAGTGGAATTGGGGGATTAGTGGCGGGGGCGTTGCTCTCTTACTATGGCAAACGGGTCATTATTTGTGAGAGCCATGGAATTCCTGGAGGAGCCGCCCATGGCTTTGTCCGTCAAGGGTTTCGGTTTGATACGGGGCCGTCTTTTTATTGTGGATTGGGCGATTTTAATTCCCTGAATCCCCTGTGCCAAGTTTTGAAGATTTTGGGGGAACGGGTGGAGGCGATCGCTTATGACCCCTTGGGACATTACCATTTTCCGGATGCTACCTTACCCATTTATTGCCAGAGCGATCGCTACCAAGAAGCCTTAGCCCAGATTACGCCCCAAGGAGCCAAGGAACTGATCGCCTTTCAACGACCGCTGTTAGAACTCTACGAAGCTTTGAGCCAGATTCCCACCATTGCTCTGCGCTCGGACTGGCAACTGCTCCCCATTTTGGCCACGCGCTATTTACCCGCTTTGTGGCAACTGCTGCCCCATTTAGGCATCATTAACGGTTCGGTTGGCCAGATCTTAAATTCCACGGTTCAAGATCCTTGGGTCAGACGGTTGATCGATCTCGAATGTTTTTTACTCTCTGGTCTCAAAGCTGAAGGAACGGTAGCGCCAGAAGTCGCTTTTATGTTAGGGGAGCGCGATCGCTCCGTTGTAGACTATCCCCTAGGCGGTAGTGAAGCTATTATCGACGCTCTAGTGAGGGGATTAACTCGGTGGGGTGGCCAATTGAAACTTGGGGCCCATGTCGAGAAAATTGCGATCGAGCAAGGACGAGTGGCAGGGGTACAGCTACGACGCAACGAAAGGGTAACGGCTCCCATCGTGATTTCTAATGCTACTCTTTGGGATACTTACACTCACCTCTTAGACTCCGAAGATCTACCCAAGACCTATCGCCAAGAACAGTTATCTACCCCTGCGGTAGAGAGCTTTATGCACCTGCATTTAGGGATTCGTGCCGATGGCTTAGAAGGGTTAACGGGCCATCATGTAGTCGTCCATTCTGATGATGTGGATATTACCAGCCCCGGTAATACTTGTATGATTTCTATTCCCTCCGTATGGGATAAAAGTCTGGCTCCCGAAGGTCATCATTGTCTTCATGCCTATACCTTAGAATCTTTTGCCGGATGGAGTCGAGATGGCGAGTATCACGATCGCAAATCCCTTAAATCTCAACCCCTTTATCGGGCTGTAGAGCGAGTAATTCCCGATATTCGAGAGCGCATTGTGTTGGAGCTGGTGGGCACTCCCCTCACCCACTCCCATTATCTACGTCGCGATCGGGGAACCTACGGGCCGGCGATCGCCCCGGGTCAAGGAACCTGGCCCAGTTGCTATACCCCAATTCCGGGATTGTATCGAGTTGGTGATAGCACATTG
- the ppk1 gene encoding polyphosphate kinase 1 — MAKSNKTTPPLNLKDSQYYLNRELSWLEFNKRVLHEALDPRTPLLEKLKFLGIFSSNLDEFFMVRIAGLKKQVEAEVHKLTPDGRTPEQQLLEISQQLHPTVEKQHQHFHQVLKPKLIEEGIYLVDYIDLTPEQRLYYQNYFEKQIFPVLTPLAVDPSHPFPYISNRSLNLAVLVNDPETDEDHFARVKVPRALARFLALPPELYYSSEDPAKIRWMGVPLEQIIAHNLDPLFPGMNIQEYYPFRITRNADLSVQEDEADDLLLAMEQELRKRRIGGLIVRMEIMVNTPPKIREMLIQEMNLKEEDVYEVEGLVGLGDLMSFMGLPLPHLKDPEWSPIVPHYFQGLRSLQTDPFSEDQEEGISIFELIRERDLFFHHPYDSFASTVQRFITEAAYDPKVLAIKMTLYRTSGDSPIVKALIAAAENGKQVVALVELKARFDEENNIQWARTLESAGVHVVYGLVGLKTHTKVVMVVRRDSDQMRRYVHIGTGNYNPKTAKLYTDLGILSCHDELGADLTDLFNFLTGYSRQRSYRKLLVAPVSLRSRMMELIEREIEHARNGHHARIVAKMNSLVDPKMIAALYKASQAGVQIDLIVRGMCCLRPGIPGVSETIRVISIVGRFLEHARIFYFHNQGAEESYIGSADWMPRNLDRRVEAVTPIDDPEIQKDVQEILGVMLADNRHAWELQSDGTYLQRQPPENAEPQSSQDIFMKMSEVGRKGALHSL; from the coding sequence ATGGCTAAATCTAACAAAACAACCCCACCTTTAAATCTCAAAGATTCCCAATACTACTTGAATCGAGAACTCAGTTGGCTGGAGTTTAACAAACGAGTTTTACATGAAGCGCTTGATCCGCGAACTCCTTTATTAGAAAAATTAAAATTCCTCGGAATTTTCAGCAGTAATCTCGATGAGTTTTTCATGGTGAGGATTGCTGGCTTGAAAAAACAAGTAGAAGCGGAAGTCCATAAATTAACTCCCGATGGACGGACTCCAGAACAACAACTCCTAGAGATTAGTCAACAATTACATCCAACCGTTGAAAAACAACATCAACATTTTCATCAAGTTCTTAAACCCAAGCTGATTGAAGAAGGGATTTATTTGGTTGATTATATTGACCTCACTCCAGAGCAACGCCTCTATTACCAAAACTATTTTGAAAAGCAAATTTTTCCCGTTTTAACCCCTCTAGCCGTTGATCCCAGCCATCCTTTTCCTTATATTTCTAACCGTAGTCTCAATTTAGCCGTTTTAGTCAATGACCCAGAAACCGATGAAGATCATTTTGCTCGGGTCAAAGTTCCGAGGGCACTGGCTCGTTTTTTAGCCTTACCTCCTGAGTTATATTATTCTTCCGAAGATCCCGCTAAAATTCGTTGGATGGGTGTTCCATTGGAACAAATTATTGCCCATAATCTAGACCCTTTATTTCCGGGGATGAATATCCAAGAATATTATCCTTTCCGGATTACTCGCAATGCGGATCTATCAGTACAAGAAGATGAAGCCGATGATTTGCTGCTGGCAATGGAACAAGAATTGCGTAAACGTCGCATTGGTGGATTAATCGTGCGGATGGAAATTATGGTCAATACGCCGCCTAAAATTCGCGAGATGTTAATCCAGGAAATGAACTTAAAAGAAGAGGATGTTTATGAAGTTGAGGGCTTAGTCGGTCTAGGGGACTTAATGAGTTTTATGGGGCTTCCTTTACCTCATCTTAAAGATCCAGAATGGTCTCCTATTGTCCCCCATTATTTTCAGGGACTCAGATCCCTACAAACCGATCCGTTTTCTGAGGATCAAGAGGAAGGGATTAGTATTTTTGAGCTGATTCGCGAGCGTGATTTGTTTTTCCATCATCCCTATGATTCTTTTGCTTCTACGGTACAACGGTTTATTACAGAAGCGGCCTACGATCCGAAAGTGCTGGCGATCAAAATGACGTTGTATCGAACCTCTGGAGATTCTCCAATTGTGAAGGCTTTGATTGCGGCGGCGGAAAATGGGAAGCAAGTGGTGGCTTTAGTGGAATTGAAGGCTCGATTTGATGAAGAGAATAATATTCAATGGGCCAGAACCCTAGAGAGTGCTGGGGTGCATGTGGTGTATGGGTTGGTGGGATTGAAAACCCATACAAAGGTGGTGATGGTGGTGCGTCGGGATTCGGATCAGATGCGGCGCTATGTGCATATTGGCACGGGTAATTACAATCCCAAAACAGCAAAACTCTATACGGATTTGGGCATTTTGTCTTGTCATGATGAGCTAGGAGCAGATTTGACGGATTTGTTTAATTTCTTGACCGGATATTCTCGACAACGATCTTATCGTAAGTTGTTGGTGGCTCCGGTGAGTTTGCGATCGCGGATGATGGAGTTGATCGAACGGGAAATTGAACATGCTCGTAATGGCCATCATGCTCGGATTGTAGCGAAAATGAACTCTTTAGTCGATCCTAAAATGATTGCTGCCCTCTATAAAGCATCTCAGGCGGGTGTGCAAATCGATCTGATTGTACGGGGAATGTGTTGTTTACGACCGGGAATTCCAGGAGTGAGCGAGACTATCCGTGTGATTAGTATTGTGGGTCGCTTTTTAGAACATGCTCGAATCTTCTACTTCCACAACCAGGGTGCTGAAGAGTCCTATATTGGTAGTGCAGATTGGATGCCTCGTAATCTCGATCGACGGGTGGAGGCGGTTACCCCCATTGATGATCCAGAGATCCAAAAAGATGTGCAAGAGATTTTGGGGGTTATGCTTGCCGATAACCGCCATGCTTGGGAGCTTCAGTCTGATGGAACCTATCTCCAACGCCAACCTCCCGAAAATGCTGAACCTCAAAGTTCGCAAGATATTTTTATGAAAATGTCTGAAGTCGGCCGAAAAGGGGCCCTGCATAGCCTTTAG